A genomic window from Nitrospirota bacterium includes:
- a CDS encoding pyridoxine 5'-phosphate synthase yields the protein MTRLGVNIDHVATLRQARGGREPEPIAAAIIAESAGADGIVVHMREDRRHIQERDLRLLRQILKTRLNLEMAPAAEIINIAIDVKPDLVTLVPERREELTTEGGLDVIKHRDALKRVIARFHKNDIDVSVFIDPDTRQIETARNIGANIIEIHTGRYANASSGKEEEMEKENILNSAIFAHNSGLSVSAGHGLNYMNVRDIAAIKEIEELNIGHSIISRAVIVGLNSAVREMKDLIPISP from the coding sequence ATGACACGCCTTGGAGTTAACATAGACCATGTAGCCACCCTCAGGCAGGCGCGCGGAGGCAGGGAACCTGAGCCGATAGCAGCAGCCATAATTGCAGAATCCGCAGGCGCAGATGGCATTGTTGTGCACATGCGCGAAGACAGGCGTCATATACAGGAGAGGGACCTGAGATTACTGCGGCAGATATTAAAAACCAGGCTTAACCTTGAGATGGCCCCTGCAGCAGAAATTATTAATATTGCAATTGATGTGAAACCTGATCTTGTCACACTCGTCCCTGAGCGCCGGGAGGAATTGACGACCGAAGGCGGGCTTGATGTGATAAAACACAGGGATGCCTTAAAAAGGGTAATTGCGAGATTCCATAAAAACGACATAGATGTCTCTGTATTCATTGACCCTGACACCAGACAGATCGAGACAGCCCGAAATATCGGCGCGAATATAATCGAGATACATACAGGACGTTACGCCAATGCATCTTCCGGGAAAGAAGAGGAGATGGAAAAGGAAAATATCCTCAACTCTGCCATATTTGCACATAACTCCGGCCTAAGCGTATCAGCCGGCCACGGCCTTAATTACATGAATGTACGTGATATTGCAGCAATAAAGGAAATAGAGGAGCTAAACATCGGCCACAGCATAATATCAAGGGCGGTCATAGTGGGTCTTAACAGTGCTGTACGTGAAATGAAAGACCTGATCCCTATCTCCCCATAA
- a CDS encoding bifunctional (p)ppGpp synthetase/guanosine-3',5'-bis(diphosphate) 3'-pyrophosphohydrolase, translating to MPNAEQLIQKVLEYNPQADAALLRRAYAFAEKAHEGQLRKTGEPFLRHPLEVAHIIVRMKMDTSSIVVGLLHDTIEDSLITFEDINAEFGADIAGIVDGLTKISKVEFLSREEKQAENFRKMVMSMGKDIRVILIKLADRLHNMRTLDPFPPEKQKRIAQETLEIYAPIANRLGIGWMKVELEDLSLRYLKSEVYAELSKKLATNKSERDKYIEDVIEVVKKNLKVYGFNAHVYGRTKHFYSIYLKMETQGIPFEDIYDLAGIRIITDTKVNCYSILGMIHSMWTPVPGRFKDFIGIPKTNMYQSLHTTVIGPKGQRVEFQIRTDEMHKLAEEGIAAHWKYKEKGQIDTKDNQIYNWLRQMMEWQQDLSDSKQFMDSVKVDLFPDVVYVFTPKGDVMELIRGATPVDLAFSIHTEIGNRCVGAKVNGKMVPLRYQLKSGDTVEIVTNPNHTPSKDWLKFVRTPKARNKLKHIIKIEEHRRSLEIGHKLLEKELQRMGTSLSSFARAELTDAFLREKNIRSMDDLYVQLGYGKLSVKQVIRKVYPGKEEKDEVHERADVTKQKILDGGVSVKGIDDILLHFSKCCSPVPGDRIIGYITRGRGLSIHAVNCPNLAELDFDKDRLISVDWDVAGTASYPVRISVFTIDKPGLLASVSSSITSSEANISHADISTTEDKKAVLNFVIEVKDLPHLERVIQKIEQLNGVLQVKRIMGR from the coding sequence ATGCCTAATGCCGAACAGCTTATACAAAAAGTGCTCGAATATAACCCTCAGGCAGACGCAGCACTCCTGAGACGTGCATATGCGTTTGCAGAAAAGGCCCATGAGGGACAACTCCGCAAGACAGGTGAACCTTTCCTGAGACACCCCCTTGAAGTAGCTCATATAATCGTACGGATGAAGATGGATACGTCATCTATCGTTGTCGGTCTTCTTCACGACACGATTGAAGACAGCCTTATTACCTTTGAAGACATAAATGCCGAATTTGGCGCTGATATAGCAGGTATTGTTGACGGGCTTACCAAGATAAGCAAGGTTGAGTTCCTGTCACGGGAGGAGAAGCAGGCAGAGAATTTCAGGAAGATGGTTATGTCCATGGGAAAGGATATAAGGGTAATCCTTATCAAGCTTGCAGACCGCCTCCATAATATGCGGACACTTGATCCCTTTCCACCAGAAAAACAAAAGAGGATAGCCCAGGAGACACTGGAGATCTATGCCCCTATTGCAAACCGTCTTGGTATAGGATGGATGAAGGTGGAACTTGAAGATCTTTCTCTGCGCTACCTGAAATCTGAGGTTTATGCAGAGCTTTCAAAAAAGCTTGCTACGAACAAGTCTGAAAGGGATAAATACATAGAGGACGTTATTGAAGTAGTCAAAAAGAACCTGAAGGTCTATGGATTTAATGCCCATGTATATGGCAGGACCAAGCACTTCTACAGTATCTATCTGAAAATGGAGACACAGGGGATACCATTTGAGGATATCTACGATCTCGCAGGAATCCGCATTATTACTGACACGAAGGTCAATTGCTATTCTATACTGGGGATGATTCACTCCATGTGGACGCCCGTACCCGGCAGATTCAAGGATTTTATCGGTATACCAAAGACGAACATGTATCAGTCGCTGCACACGACAGTGATTGGTCCAAAAGGACAGCGGGTAGAGTTCCAGATAAGGACAGACGAAATGCATAAACTCGCTGAAGAGGGTATAGCTGCTCACTGGAAGTATAAAGAGAAGGGTCAGATAGATACCAAAGACAATCAGATATACAACTGGCTCAGACAGATGATGGAGTGGCAGCAGGACCTCTCAGACAGCAAACAGTTTATGGACTCTGTCAAGGTGGACCTGTTCCCTGATGTTGTATATGTATTTACTCCGAAAGGGGATGTCATGGAGCTGATACGCGGGGCAACCCCTGTTGACCTCGCATTTTCCATTCATACTGAGATAGGCAACCGCTGTGTCGGCGCCAAGGTTAACGGAAAGATGGTCCCCCTGCGTTATCAACTAAAAAGCGGAGATACTGTAGAGATCGTGACGAATCCCAATCATACCCCAAGCAAGGACTGGCTTAAATTTGTCAGGACACCTAAGGCAAGAAATAAATTAAAACATATAATAAAGATTGAGGAGCACAGGCGAAGCCTTGAAATCGGACACAAACTACTGGAAAAGGAACTCCAGAGAATGGGGACGAGTCTCAGCAGTTTTGCAAGAGCAGAGCTGACAGACGCCTTCCTGCGGGAAAAGAATATCAGGAGTATGGATGATCTCTACGTTCAGCTTGGTTATGGAAAACTGTCGGTAAAGCAGGTTATACGAAAGGTATACCCAGGCAAGGAAGAGAAGGATGAGGTGCATGAACGTGCAGATGTTACAAAGCAAAAAATACTTGACGGGGGGGTCAGTGTAAAGGGGATAGATGATATACTCCTCCATTTTTCCAAATGTTGCAGTCCTGTGCCAGGAGACAGGATAATCGGCTACATAACGCGCGGGAGGGGGCTGTCAATCCATGCTGTCAACTGTCCAAATCTGGCTGAGCTCGATTTCGATAAAGACCGTCTTATCTCAGTGGACTGGGATGTCGCAGGTACAGCATCATACCCTGTCCGCATTTCAGTATTTACGATTGACAAACCAGGCCTCCTTGCAAGCGTGTCATCCTCAATTACATCATCAGAGGCCAATATCAGCCATGCAGACATTTCTACTACAGAAGACAAAAAGGCAGTCCTCAATTTCGTCATAGAAGTAAAAGACCTGCCGCATCTTGAAAGGGTTATACAAAAGATAGAACAGCTGAACGGCGTGCTGCAGGTCAAGAGGATTATGGGGAGATAG
- the recJ gene encoding single-stranded-DNA-specific exonuclease RecJ, with translation MKKRWIIGDGDDVLQSRLSTELNISPLVSRILINRGIRDIASANEFLNVSYKNLIDPFRLNDMEKAVGRLMQVIKRRGRILVSGDYDVDGVTASAIYLEFFRNHGVDAYLNIPDRMKDGYGLNENAVHKAKSLGIDVILTADCGTSSVIPVKAANESGIDVIVTDHHECPPDLPQAFALLNPNRHDSSYPFKGLPGAGVAFKLIQALSTALHGSIDAGLSSYLDLVALAVIADVAPVTGENRYFVKEGLKLLSAEKRPGIAALKEVAGIKGNEVSAGTVSFMLAPRINASGRLSSADDAVKMLTTSDREEARGIALYLDGVNQERQRIEAKIKNEARDKILKEMDAEKANVFVLASREWHQGVVGIVASKIVDEFYRPCVLISLQEDGRGKGSARSIPGFNLYEGLEACKDLLEKFGGHKYAAGLTIKEENVPLLQERLSDIVEERVKKEDFIPRLVMDAEIAPEDISFPLLKEMELLPPYGVSNPEPVIVSRGLRVAETRLVGKDHLKVKLKKGGALWDGIGFSMASAYNNIVQSERKIDVAYTPELNLWKGTYGIQLKLKDIRVSNE, from the coding sequence ATGAAAAAACGCTGGATAATTGGTGATGGGGACGATGTGCTTCAAAGCCGCCTGAGCACTGAGCTCAATATTTCGCCCCTTGTGTCCAGGATACTGATCAACAGGGGTATCAGGGATATAGCTTCTGCCAATGAATTTCTCAATGTATCATATAAAAATCTCATAGACCCCTTCAGGTTAAACGACATGGAGAAGGCGGTAGGGCGCCTGATGCAGGTCATTAAACGAAGAGGGCGTATACTCGTATCCGGTGATTATGATGTGGACGGCGTTACTGCAAGCGCCATCTACCTTGAATTTTTCAGGAATCACGGTGTTGATGCATACCTGAATATTCCTGACAGGATGAAGGATGGATATGGCCTTAATGAAAATGCGGTGCATAAGGCCAAGTCGCTCGGGATTGACGTGATCCTTACTGCTGACTGCGGCACTTCATCTGTGATACCGGTAAAAGCCGCGAATGAGTCCGGGATTGACGTCATTGTTACAGACCATCACGAATGTCCTCCTGATCTTCCGCAGGCATTTGCCCTGCTTAATCCCAACAGGCATGATTCTTCATATCCATTTAAGGGACTGCCCGGGGCAGGTGTTGCGTTTAAGCTCATTCAGGCGCTGTCTACGGCATTACATGGTTCCATTGATGCCGGTCTTTCTTCATACCTTGATCTTGTTGCCCTTGCGGTAATTGCTGATGTCGCTCCTGTCACAGGTGAGAACAGGTACTTTGTGAAAGAGGGTTTAAAACTGCTTTCTGCAGAGAAGAGGCCGGGGATAGCAGCGCTAAAGGAGGTTGCCGGCATAAAGGGGAATGAAGTCAGCGCCGGAACAGTGAGCTTTATGCTCGCCCCCCGCATTAATGCCTCAGGACGGCTGTCCTCGGCGGATGATGCCGTAAAAATGCTGACGACCAGTGATCGGGAAGAGGCAAGGGGCATTGCCTTATATCTGGATGGGGTCAATCAGGAGAGGCAGAGGATAGAGGCTAAGATTAAGAATGAAGCCAGAGATAAGATATTAAAAGAGATGGATGCAGAGAAGGCGAATGTCTTTGTCCTGGCCTCGCGCGAGTGGCATCAGGGGGTAGTAGGGATTGTGGCATCAAAGATTGTGGATGAGTTCTACCGTCCCTGTGTCCTGATATCCCTGCAGGAAGATGGCAGAGGTAAGGGATCAGCGAGGAGTATTCCAGGCTTCAACTTATACGAGGGACTTGAGGCATGCAAAGACCTTCTTGAGAAGTTTGGCGGGCACAAGTATGCTGCCGGACTGACTATAAAGGAAGAGAACGTCCCCTTATTACAGGAAAGATTGTCGGATATTGTGGAAGAGAGAGTAAAAAAGGAAGATTTTATTCCACGGCTTGTCATGGATGCAGAAATTGCCCCTGAAGATATCAGCTTCCCCTTATTGAAGGAGATGGAATTACTCCCGCCTTACGGTGTTTCAAATCCTGAGCCTGTCATTGTTTCAAGAGGGCTCAGGGTTGCTGAAACAAGGCTTGTAGGCAAAGACCACCTGAAGGTGAAACTAAAAAAGGGGGGGGCTCTCTGGGACGGTATTGGATTTAGCATGGCATCGGCGTATAATAATATTGTGCAAAGTGAAAGAAAAATTGACGTTGCTTATACCCCGGAGCTCAACCTGTGGAAGGGAACCTACGGTATACAGTTAAAGTTGAAGGATATAAGGGTAAGCAATGAATAG
- the secF gene encoding protein translocase subunit SecF has protein sequence MKFTEFIGETHIDFMGFRKYAFIFSGILTLIGLIAIIQILLGHGNLGIDFGGGTAVQLKFEKPLKIDVARALLIKNGIEDAELQEFPDDNKILIRLKKLVATTEPVADRVISIFRQDVPDNTFIVDSSFEIGPTVGRKLQKDAITAVVLSFIGIIIYVALRFEFRFGVAAAIATFHDVIVVVGLFYLLDKEINLLVITALLTLAGYSVTDTVVIFDRIREYLRVRRKEPIEVIINNGINHVLGRSILVSFTTLMVLIALFFFGGDVIHDFSFALLIGVLIGSYSSIFVASPLLTIWKGKSGIFKR, from the coding sequence ATGAAATTTACGGAATTCATTGGTGAGACCCATATAGACTTTATGGGGTTTAGAAAGTATGCCTTTATATTTTCCGGCATCCTGACACTCATTGGTTTAATAGCTATCATTCAGATCCTTTTAGGTCATGGAAACCTCGGGATAGATTTTGGCGGTGGTACAGCCGTTCAGTTGAAATTTGAAAAGCCGCTGAAGATTGATGTGGCAAGGGCTCTTCTTATAAAAAATGGCATAGAAGATGCCGAGCTCCAGGAATTTCCTGATGATAATAAGATCCTTATACGATTGAAAAAACTTGTCGCAACTACGGAACCTGTTGCAGACCGGGTGATATCCATCTTTAGACAGGATGTGCCGGACAATACATTTATAGTTGATAGTTCTTTCGAAATTGGCCCTACTGTAGGCAGAAAACTGCAGAAGGATGCCATTACGGCAGTTGTGTTATCCTTTATTGGCATCATTATCTATGTTGCATTAAGGTTTGAATTCAGATTTGGTGTTGCGGCAGCCATTGCAACGTTTCATGATGTTATTGTTGTAGTGGGCCTGTTCTATCTCCTGGATAAAGAGATAAATCTGCTTGTTATCACAGCCCTTCTTACCCTTGCAGGTTATTCTGTGACAGATACTGTGGTTATATTTGACCGCATCAGGGAATATCTCCGTGTCAGGCGCAAGGAACCCATAGAAGTGATTATTAATAACGGCATAAACCATGTCCTGGGCCGTTCAATTCTTGTATCGTTTACTACACTCATGGTGCTTATCGCACTGTTTTTCTTTGGCGGGGATGTAATTCATGACTTCTCCTTTGCCCTTCTCATAGGGGTACTTATTGGCTCATATTCATCTATCTTCGTGGCCAGTCCCCTTCTCACCATATGGAAAGGCAAAAGCGGGATATTTAAGAGGTAG
- the secD gene encoding protein translocase subunit SecD, which produces MKKTLKWRVTLLAAATVLAILFFLPSLPVFDSFPSFWKRVFPSKAITLGLDLQGGIHLVLAVNGDKAVENFVQRAADDIVAVLTQKGINNVSSGHGSTISRLVVKFQDTAKGADIAAEIKKNYPVFSVEKEQPGEIVYLLSSSEIKRIKDSAVSQALETIRNRIDQFGVSEPLIQRQGENEILVQLAGIKEPKRAIELIGKTAMLEFKIVDDGADIKGAASGQVPEGDEILYGRDVDPVTKKAKQAIPYLVKSKALMTGDAISDAEVSINQEFNEPYVSITFNSIGARLFDRITGENVKKRLAIVLDGNVYSAPVIQERISGGKAQISGKFSMEEAQDLAIVLRAGALPAPVEIIQNLTVGPSLGRDSIEKGVKATIVAGILIILFMAIYYKLSGVIADFAMLLNLIMLVGSLAVLDATLTLPGIAGIILTIGMGVDSNVLILERIREELRLGKPVRSAIESGYDKAFLSIVDSHVTTLLTAVILFLFGTGPIKGFAVTLSVGIAINLFTSLVGTKVVYDFINSRTRLEKLSI; this is translated from the coding sequence ATGAAAAAGACTCTTAAGTGGAGGGTGACATTACTTGCTGCAGCGACTGTGCTGGCAATTCTGTTTTTCCTCCCGTCCCTCCCTGTTTTTGACAGCTTCCCGTCATTCTGGAAACGGGTCTTTCCGTCAAAAGCCATAACACTGGGGCTTGACCTTCAGGGCGGAATACACCTTGTGCTTGCCGTGAATGGTGATAAGGCGGTTGAAAATTTCGTTCAGCGAGCTGCTGATGACATCGTGGCAGTCCTGACTCAGAAGGGTATCAATAACGTATCATCGGGTCATGGCAGTACCATATCAAGACTTGTCGTAAAGTTCCAGGATACGGCAAAGGGAGCGGATATTGCCGCTGAGATAAAAAAGAACTACCCTGTGTTCTCAGTTGAGAAGGAACAGCCCGGGGAAATTGTATATTTATTGTCATCGTCTGAGATCAAGAGGATTAAGGACTCAGCTGTATCACAGGCCCTTGAGACCATCAGGAACAGGATTGACCAGTTTGGTGTAAGCGAGCCCCTGATACAGCGCCAGGGAGAAAATGAGATACTGGTTCAGCTTGCCGGGATTAAAGAACCCAAGCGTGCTATTGAACTCATAGGGAAGACGGCAATGCTCGAATTTAAAATAGTTGATGACGGGGCTGATATCAAAGGCGCAGCTTCAGGACAGGTGCCTGAGGGAGATGAGATACTCTACGGAAGAGATGTTGACCCGGTGACAAAAAAGGCTAAACAGGCGATACCTTATCTGGTCAAATCAAAAGCGCTTATGACCGGAGATGCCATATCAGATGCTGAGGTCAGCATTAACCAGGAGTTTAATGAACCCTATGTTTCCATAACTTTTAACAGCATCGGGGCCAGGTTGTTTGACAGGATAACCGGAGAGAATGTTAAGAAGAGGCTTGCTATTGTGCTCGATGGCAATGTATATTCAGCGCCGGTTATTCAGGAGAGGATCAGCGGGGGAAAGGCGCAGATAAGCGGAAAATTCTCCATGGAGGAGGCACAGGACCTTGCAATTGTACTGAGGGCCGGTGCTCTTCCTGCCCCGGTTGAGATAATTCAGAACCTCACTGTTGGACCGTCCCTTGGAAGAGATTCCATTGAGAAGGGGGTTAAGGCGACGATTGTTGCAGGCATCCTGATTATCCTTTTCATGGCTATCTACTATAAGTTGTCAGGTGTTATCGCTGATTTTGCGATGCTCCTGAACCTCATCATGCTTGTGGGTTCGCTGGCTGTCCTTGATGCAACGCTGACGCTTCCCGGTATTGCAGGAATAATACTGACGATAGGAATGGGGGTGGATTCAAACGTCCTGATATTAGAACGTATCAGAGAGGAATTGCGGCTTGGAAAACCAGTGCGTTCGGCTATAGAGTCGGGTTATGATAAGGCATTTCTATCTATTGTAGATTCCCATGTAACCACACTTCTCACTGCCGTGATCCTGTTCCTGTTCGGTACCGGCCCTATTAAGGGGTTTGCTGTCACACTCAGCGTTGGAATTGCCATAAATCTGTTCACATCATTAGTTGGCACAAAGGTTGTTTATGATTTTATAAACAGCAGGACAAGACTGGAGAAGTTGAGCATATGA
- the yajC gene encoding preprotein translocase subunit YajC → MSLSLAFAAGESGGNPLGGLWSFLPIILIFPIFYFLVIMPQQKQRKKHQAMLDNLKSGDRVVTSSGIIGTIANVDKDAITLQVAPNIKIRMMKGSVSELRAEEKES, encoded by the coding sequence ATGTCACTATCACTGGCCTTTGCAGCCGGAGAGTCGGGAGGTAACCCTCTCGGAGGGCTTTGGTCATTTCTGCCTATTATACTTATATTCCCTATCTTCTATTTTCTTGTTATCATGCCTCAGCAGAAGCAGAGGAAAAAACATCAGGCTATGCTGGATAATCTAAAGAGCGGAGACAGGGTTGTTACATCATCAGGCATAATAGGCACAATAGCCAATGTGGATAAAGATGCCATCACTCTGCAAGTGGCGCCTAACATCAAGATCAGGATGATGAAGGGTTCTGTTTCTGAGTTAAGGGCAGAGGAGAAGGAATCATGA
- the tgt gene encoding tRNA guanosine(34) transglycosylase Tgt yields the protein MKFEITAEDSGTNARVGRLTTPHGIIDTPAFMPVGTAGTVKGMTPEEVRASGAQIILGNTFHLYLRPGTEVIRKFGGLHNFMGWDGPILTDSGGYQVFSLAKLRKITSDGVLFRSPLDGSEHFLTPEGVIEIQGHIGSDIIICLDECIQYPSSYEYAKASTDLTIQWALRSKEAHISSDKGLFCVLQGGYYKDLREYCTEKLVEAGFDGYAIGGVSVGEPKDMMYSVMDYVAPLLPWNKPRYLMGVGHPDDIIEGVARGIDMFDCVVPTRHGRRGFLYTRGGHITIKNSCYKDDESPVEEGCSCYTCGKYSRAYLRHLIMSGEFLGPRLNTIHNLHYFGRLMQDIRGAIAAGRLSQFREDFYNFRKEEVQC from the coding sequence GTGAAGTTTGAGATAACAGCAGAGGACAGCGGCACAAATGCGAGGGTTGGCAGGCTTACTACCCCGCACGGAATAATTGACACCCCTGCCTTCATGCCTGTAGGCACAGCAGGCACTGTTAAGGGGATGACGCCGGAGGAAGTGCGCGCGAGTGGTGCGCAGATTATACTTGGAAACACATTTCATCTCTATCTCAGACCAGGTACAGAAGTAATCAGAAAGTTCGGGGGACTGCATAATTTTATGGGGTGGGACGGCCCGATTCTTACGGACAGTGGCGGTTATCAGGTGTTTAGTCTTGCAAAGCTCAGAAAGATAACCAGCGATGGAGTCTTGTTCCGGTCTCCGCTTGATGGATCTGAACATTTCTTGACACCTGAGGGTGTTATTGAGATTCAGGGGCACATTGGTTCTGATATCATAATCTGCCTTGATGAGTGTATCCAGTATCCATCTTCGTATGAATATGCAAAGGCCTCGACTGACCTGACCATACAGTGGGCCCTCAGGTCAAAAGAGGCGCACATCAGCAGTGATAAGGGACTTTTTTGTGTGCTTCAGGGAGGTTACTACAAAGACCTCAGGGAATATTGCACTGAAAAGCTTGTTGAAGCCGGTTTTGACGGTTATGCCATAGGCGGTGTAAGCGTTGGAGAACCCAAGGATATGATGTATTCTGTCATGGATTATGTTGCCCCCCTTCTGCCGTGGAATAAGCCAAGATACCTGATGGGTGTAGGCCATCCTGATGATATAATAGAGGGCGTTGCCCGCGGTATTGATATGTTTGATTGCGTAGTGCCGACAAGGCATGGCAGGAGGGGTTTTCTCTATACAAGAGGCGGACATATAACAATAAAAAATTCCTGCTATAAAGATGATGAGTCTCCTGTTGAAGAGGGATGCAGCTGCTATACATGCGGAAAATATTCCCGGGCATACCTCAGGCATCTTATTATGTCAGGAGAATTTCTTGGGCCAAGGCTCAATACGATTCACAATCTTCATTATTTTGGAAGGCTCATGCAGGACATACGGGGTGCAATTGCTGCAGGCAGACTGTCACAGTTCAGAGAGGATTTTTATAATTTCAGAAAGGAGGAGGTTCAATGTTAA